AGAGTTTGGaagaaacttttgaattttcaatgggTGTAAAATTTCCAAGGGTTGGACGTGACTCCACTAATAATGGAACATTAGTTTGGGTCTACCTTTTTAAATTCTTGACTTGCGCGCATTTGTTACGTTGACTGACTTGGGCTTTTCTATCGGTCGAGgcgattccaaagtctcaaaTCAAACGAGATACATCCTATCCTTTTTCAATCGTTTTATGTTGTGCCTCCTCTTGTCCTTCACACACATCAACCAAAACTTTACCAAAGACAAACAGAGCCACGGTTGATACTCTTAGCTCCATGAATATCTTGTTCTTTTGCAAGTGGTGTAATGCATGactttgtattattttttttcaatctcaAGATTCAAAACTTGCTGGATGGGAATGGTTCTTTTGGTTATGCACTGTCCATAGACTAAAGATTTATGAGCCCCACCATTGCAATTATTAGCTGCTCCACTTGGCTAAAGATTAAGAGCCACATCAACATGGTGTTCATGTCCTCATCGCCACTAGCATGAAGTCAtcttccaaaaatccaatccaacTAAAAAGTTCGTTGTCTTTCTTCCCTTGTTGCAATCATAGGAGACCCTTTATTTGGTGCCAAAGCAAAATCTAATGGATGAAAGAGAGCAAAataacacaaaaacaaaaaggagaaggGGAGAGATCATTAACAAAGTAAATGGGGGTCGACCAGCTTTTGTTGATTAAGGGGCTCAATAAACTCAAAGAGTCAAAAGTTAGAACAAAAGTGGGAAGCTCCCCTAATTCCAAACGTCTCTGCTTCCCAATCTGTAATATTCTTTTCAAGTTCTTAAACCTAAGGATCTGTGGTGTCCAATATGGCTTTGTCAAGTTAGAGCTTGCTTCATTGTAAGCGTTGAAATGGTTAACTTGGGATTGACTTGTATCGCCCATCAAACCATATCGGTTATGTTCCCGGTATTTGGGTTGAATGGCCAAGCTTCAACGGGTTGTCTATCGTTTCCTGGGCACAATACTTCTAGTGATAAACACCCAAAAATCGATCTTTTTATTGTTGGCAAATCAATACAAGGCCAACAACAATAACAGCCTTATCACATTTGAAATGGATTTACCACTTGAGTACCATGCCTCAAAGCATCATAGAGATGCTCAAGACTCAAAAGGGTAATATAACCTATAACTATCGTCTAGGTGAATAGCTAGTATATAATTTTAAGAAGTTTCTCGGAATGTATTGATTAGTAATATCTTTCAACTTAATATATTTTGTTAAAGTATAGTCGCCATTTTCAGCATTCTTAACAAATATCACGAAGTAGGCGCTAGTGTGATTTTATCAATGTCATGCCCTTTTTATTAGCTTAAAAGTAACAGCTACGTTTACAACAAAGATCttgtaaataattaaatttaaacgcGAGAAAGGATGTTTCTTGTGGGCTTCAAAAAGCAAGTCTGTGAACTCTTCGCGTTTTCTTACTTCTGCACCCTCTTTTGCGCAAAgttcaacaaaataaagaggCCACATGACAACAAGTCTCCTTACTTAGTGACTCAATCAACCTCATACCGCTAATCAAGTCTTGTTTTAACAGCCAAACCAAATTCTTCTTCCATAATTATACagcttttgaaacaaaattggtTCGCTGCATCAATCCACCAGAGTAAAATAGAAGTGGAGGTGAAAAGAGAGATGACACTAGTTTGAAGTGATTGCCCCATTGTCATAGACTAATTTCCAATCCTCATGAAAGGCTACTGGGTTTGTTTTTGTTAGCGCTAGctagtcaaaattggctggatggattgaattagtataattgcaataaatttaagatttttttgataatttgccttATAGTTGTGCTAGCTAAAATTTGTACTTAAGTAACTATAGTTATTCTAGCCACGTGCATAGCAAGAGTACCATTATAGGGTGGATATATACGACTTTGCTTTTAGGTGGAGGATAGGAGAGGGTATTTTATGTAACAATACATACATAAACTATTGCAAATCTATACATTTTAACTTTAGATAAGGATTTTTTCAGATTTGCTTGACAAAATATGTAGTTGTTTATGGTTGGGTCAACGATGACGTTTTGTAATATCTCATTATcatatgagataattttttttaatagtgatTATTCATTCTATGAAGGATGGACTGTCTAACAAATTGAATGATGTCTAACGTTTGTGACTTAATTAGCAAATATGGAATAAATATCGAGTGGTTAAGCGCGGACGATGGAACAGAAAAAATCAAAGgtggagaggaaggaagaaggaaaaataacaaaGTGGAAAAATATAAGAAAGATGGCGAGAGTATCGGACGGAAGTGATGGGAAGAGAGATGTGAAAAAGTTGGACTCGACTCCTCTAACAATGGAGCTTCAGCTTGAGTCCACCTCCTTTATTTTCTTGACTTGCTTGCATTTGTTCCGTTAATTGACTGGGGCTTCTCTGTAGACCAGACAACTCCAAGCCTCCAATCAGATTAGGATCACCCAATCTCTTCTGAATCTTTACAAATTGCGCCTCTCCTCCACGCAGACCAAGCCACTCTTTACCAATTCCTCTTTGCCCAAAACCGATCAGAGACATGTTTCATGGTCTCAGCTCCATGAATATCTGCCTAGTGTTGCTGCTCATTCTTGTTCGATTGCGAGCCATGATTAGCAATGCCGAGCCAAATAATCCGCAATGTGTTGCTTCATCCTGTGGTGATGTTCACAATATAACTCAACCGTTTCGACTGAAGAGTGATCCGAACGGATGTGGTGATCCAAAATATGAGATGGTTTGTGAAGATAATCGTACCGTTCTATACTTCCATGATAATCGATTCTATGTGCAGTCTATCAATTATTCCAACAATCATATTAGATTAGTTTATGACGGGTTGGAAAAGGATAACTGCTCATCTCTTGCTCATTATTCATGGGTGTTGTATGGCTTCAGGAACAGTTTCGATACACCCTTCATGTCCTCCTATTATGATAGTTCACTGGTCATTGTGAACTGTTCAAAGGTAGTTAACTCTGCCATCTACATTGCCACGAGTCTATGCATTAAGGGTTTGCACTCTTCCAACACATCATCGAATTGGAACTTGTATGCTTTGTTCAATCCAGCTGCATCAGATGTTAGGGACTTTTGCACCATTAGCGGCTGGATGAAGTTAGATGATTTTATGGTTTATGAGCAGATCGATAGTAGCTCCGACAAGTTCGAGCTAATCCATAAAATCATGGCTGATGGATCtactctctccttttcttcagACAGTCCATCCAGGGAGAAGACAACTTtcataacttattttattctgGTACATTGGATACGAATAGCTTCTTCTACAGCAGTCAAGTTTGCGGATCCAGGTACTACGAGGGCGGTAAGTATTTGGTCAGCAATGAATTTTACCATAATTTTGCATGATTCTGTACAATGTTTCACTTCCCACTTTCTCTTCAAAactggaaaatgaaagaaacagcCAATATCCAAGAAACTTATGACAAATATACAAGTTAGTGTACGTCAACTATTTGTGTTTGAAAGTTTTTGGGAGGATCGCATTACTTATAAATTATAAGTTGAAGTAGTTGCAAGATtcgcggaaaaaaaaaatgaaaaagtgacGGTAGAAGCCACCCCCAAACAGACTCAGATCAGCTGCACATATACAAGTGTCTAGATTATAATTCCTTTCCACTGAAGGGCTAGAACTCCCActgtaaaaaagaaagaagatgctTGTGCGAGCAACCACATGACTAGCTTTTGTTGGCATA
The sequence above is drawn from the Eucalyptus grandis isolate ANBG69807.140 chromosome 11, ASM1654582v1, whole genome shotgun sequence genome and encodes:
- the LOC120289664 gene encoding uncharacterized protein LOC120289664, translated to MFHGLSSMNICLVLLLILVRLRAMISNAEPNNPQCVASSCGDVHNITQPFRLKSDPNGCGDPKYEMVCEDNRTVLYFHDNRFYVQSINYSNNHIRLVYDGLEKDNCSSLAHYSWVLYGFRNSFDTPFMSSYYDSSLVIVNCSKVVNSAIYIATSLCIKGLHSSNTSSNWNLYALFNPAASDVRDFCTISGWMKLDDFMVYEQIDSSSDKFELIHKIMADGSTLSFSSDSPSREKTTFITYFILVHWIRIASSTAVKFADPGLLKNIVIWTIGDFIALLGKPQ